A genome region from Dehalococcoidia bacterium includes the following:
- a CDS encoding SDR family oxidoreductase gives MDLQLAGKIALVTGASRGIGKAIALGLAAEGAHVALVARGGDALRQAAAEGARWGVRTLPIEGDVTVPADLERIVSRTASELGGIDVVVACAGGARHLPAIEATDADWQDGIARNLLHVARLARLVYPYLRRGPGRMIVIASIWGREAGGSVIYNAVKAAEISLAAMLAREWAKDGIGVVALCPGSIIFPGGSWERRQRDDPEGIAAFLRQEIPMGRFGTPEEVADVAVFLASPRARWVTATTVVVDGGQSRSLH, from the coding sequence ATGGATCTTCAGCTGGCTGGAAAAATCGCCCTCGTCACCGGGGCCAGCCGCGGCATCGGCAAGGCGATTGCGCTCGGCCTCGCTGCAGAAGGCGCGCACGTCGCGCTCGTCGCCCGGGGCGGCGACGCGCTGCGGCAGGCGGCGGCAGAGGGCGCGCGCTGGGGTGTTCGGACTCTGCCCATCGAAGGAGACGTCACGGTCCCGGCGGACCTCGAGCGGATCGTCTCGCGAACGGCGAGCGAGCTTGGCGGGATCGACGTGGTTGTCGCCTGCGCCGGCGGCGCGCGCCACCTCCCCGCGATCGAAGCGACCGACGCCGACTGGCAGGATGGCATTGCGCGCAATCTCCTTCATGTCGCACGCCTCGCCCGCCTTGTCTATCCGTATCTTCGTCGAGGACCAGGACGGATGATCGTCATCGCTTCTATCTGGGGACGCGAGGCGGGCGGGTCAGTCATTTACAACGCGGTCAAAGCCGCCGAGATCAGCCTCGCCGCGATGCTCGCGCGGGAATGGGCGAAAGACGGGATCGGCGTCGTCGCCCTCTGTCCGGGCTCGATCATCTTTCCCGGCGGCAGCTGGGAGCGGCGCCAGCGCGACGATCCGGAAGGCATTGCAGCTTTCCTCCGCCAAGAAATCCCGATGGGGCGCTTCGGTACGCCTGAAGAGGTGGCCGACGTCGCAGTCTTCTTGGCGTCGCCCCGCGCGCGTTGGGTAACCGCGACAACCGTGGTCGTCGACGGCGGCCAGAGCCGCTCCCTCCACTGA